Proteins from one Leptonema illini DSM 21528 genomic window:
- a CDS encoding GxxExxY protein, translating into MHQAKKSSHILYEEECYAIQGAVFEVYRQMGCGFLEAVYQDCLDIEFRFRKVPFESQKGIRLSYKGECLKQIYRPDFICYGKIIVELKALKELGPEHVSQMLNYLKATGLPLGLLVNFGAYPKAQVRRLAGSVTAPPLSPYSRNNPSNGPTTRSGSS; encoded by the coding sequence ATGCATCAAGCGAAAAAGAGTTCACACATACTATACGAAGAAGAATGCTATGCCATTCAGGGAGCAGTGTTCGAGGTTTACCGCCAGATGGGCTGCGGCTTTCTGGAGGCCGTTTATCAGGATTGCCTGGATATAGAATTCCGCTTTCGAAAGGTTCCCTTCGAAAGCCAGAAAGGGATTCGATTATCTTACAAGGGTGAATGCCTGAAACAGATCTATCGGCCCGATTTCATCTGCTATGGCAAGATCATCGTTGAGCTGAAGGCGCTGAAGGAACTCGGTCCGGAGCATGTGAGCCAGATGCTTAACTATCTGAAGGCTACGGGCCTGCCGCTGGGGCTGCTTGTGAATTTCGGGGCGTATCCGAAGGCCCAGGTCCGCAGACTTGCCGGTTCCGTAACAGCCCCACCTCTCTCCCCTTACTCGCGTAATAACCCAAGCAACGGACCAACCACACGTTCAGGCTCTTCATAA
- the murJ gene encoding murein biosynthesis integral membrane protein MurJ, translated as MSRTARNSLKLSAMTMISRVLGLVRDHYQAVFFGTGPIAAFWEIAYMLPNMLRNLLAEGVLSQSFIPIYSQAMKESDRKAAETAGSIIGFLILFLSGIVLTGILVFPFFLPVYVGKPLGEIGLLLYLSQVLFGFILAVSLTAIFSGIAQTHEYFVFPSLSPILLNLSFIAGFLVLMPFGFNQELNAEILAWVVLGGGFLQLFVQIGYTYYKGWMPRIHINLKDPALMRIFSLMGPAVLGASVFQLNQMMDIALASYFIDEAGAIPALRFAHRLIQLPTGIIGVALSTTILPALAGLIRSGENHRSAFEVVEAVGFALFLTVPAAFGFLFLGPWIIHLLFHGGEWTLYSTYLTWSALQFYALAIPIYSFNKILTSSFYAYQDTKTPVKILFLTVAVNLACNLVLIGPLKQGGLALSTAISSTVNFLLLNRALKKKMGALPYADLGRSLLGLAPAILLLLGLLLGLSYFMPYPMTDVPDASLHADLPYSKAVLVVGLGAGLGAVLYLVTAHLTGAAQMRIISDMLRRRFGK; from the coding sequence GTGAGCCGAACCGCCCGGAATTCCCTGAAACTTTCCGCGATGACGATGATCTCGCGGGTGCTTGGCCTTGTGCGCGATCATTACCAGGCCGTCTTCTTCGGCACCGGACCGATTGCTGCCTTCTGGGAGATCGCCTACATGCTGCCGAACATGCTGCGCAATCTGCTGGCAGAGGGCGTGCTGTCGCAGTCCTTTATACCGATCTACTCGCAGGCGATGAAGGAGTCCGACCGGAAGGCGGCCGAGACGGCGGGCTCGATTATTGGCTTCTTGATTCTTTTTCTGAGCGGTATTGTGCTGACGGGCATTCTTGTTTTTCCGTTCTTTCTTCCCGTCTATGTGGGCAAGCCGCTTGGCGAGATCGGCCTTCTTCTCTATCTCAGTCAGGTGCTCTTTGGTTTCATTCTTGCCGTTAGCCTGACGGCTATCTTCTCGGGTATCGCGCAGACGCATGAGTATTTCGTCTTTCCGTCTCTGTCGCCGATCCTTTTGAATCTGAGCTTTATCGCCGGATTCCTCGTTCTCATGCCGTTCGGTTTTAACCAGGAGTTGAACGCCGAGATTCTCGCCTGGGTGGTGTTAGGCGGAGGCTTTCTTCAACTCTTCGTGCAGATCGGCTACACCTACTATAAAGGCTGGATGCCGCGCATCCATATCAACCTGAAAGATCCGGCACTGATGCGTATCTTTTCGCTGATGGGGCCGGCGGTGTTAGGCGCAAGCGTCTTTCAGCTGAATCAGATGATGGATATCGCTCTCGCCAGCTATTTCATCGACGAGGCGGGCGCCATTCCCGCTCTGCGTTTCGCACACCGCCTGATCCAGCTGCCGACGGGTATCATCGGAGTGGCGCTTTCGACGACGATCCTTCCCGCGCTTGCCGGGTTAATCCGTTCCGGAGAAAATCATCGCAGCGCCTTTGAGGTCGTCGAGGCCGTCGGCTTCGCCCTCTTTCTCACTGTGCCGGCCGCTTTTGGGTTTCTCTTTCTTGGCCCCTGGATTATACACCTGCTCTTTCACGGAGGCGAGTGGACGCTTTACTCCACCTATCTGACATGGTCGGCTCTTCAGTTCTACGCCCTTGCCATCCCGATCTATAGCTTCAATAAGATCCTGACGTCTTCGTTTTACGCCTATCAGGACACAAAGACGCCGGTGAAGATCCTGTTCCTCACCGTTGCCGTTAACCTGGCGTGCAATCTTGTTCTGATCGGCCCGCTCAAGCAGGGCGGACTGGCCCTGAGCACGGCGATCAGCTCCACGGTGAATTTCCTGCTTCTGAACAGAGCTTTAAAGAAGAAGATGGGAGCGCTTCCTTATGCCGATCTCGGTCGTTCGCTTCTGGGGCTGGCTCCGGCTATCCTGTTGCTGCTTGGCCTGCTTCTTGGCCTCAGCTATTTCATGCCGTATCCGATGACCGACGTGCCCGATGCGTCGCTTCATGCCGATCTGCCGTACTCGAAGGCGGTTCTTGTCGTCGGATTGGGTGCGGGCCTTGGAGCTGTGCTCTATCTGGTGACGGCCCATCTGACCGGCGCTGCGCAGATGCGCATTATCAGCGATATGTTGCGTCGTCGATTTGGAAAGTGA
- a CDS encoding aldehyde dehydrogenase family protein produces the protein MNAGTVETAERHRVAANLEEFINRNPATGEEIGRHPVLMAGEVEALLERAEKASVSWGALPAKERAKHLRRFRKQIVRDMDEIVDTICAETGKTKMDGVFEIFTVAEHVKYMEKYGAAYLKDEPRSTGLYKNKKAWVTFQPKGVIGIISPWNYPFILTAGPIAQALMAGNTVVVKPSEVTPATTLKMREIADRAGLPADVFLVATGDGRTGQAIVESPRTKMICFTGSTATGRKIAEICGRMLKPVLLELGGKDPMIVLDDAPLERATHAALWGGMSNSGQTCISVERVLVHEKVKDRFIELLQKNIVNLKQGVQSEHPSVGSMAFDKQLGIVLDHIDEAKSKGARIVAGGNRNVRYPRGLFIEPTIVVVNDSNLKVWKDETFGPVIALRTFSTDAEAIDMANDSVYGLNGSVWSKNKGRARKIARQIRSGCLCINDVMANYILSDLPFGGQKESGMGRVYGREGLRAFTDLQSVMEDRFTMTRELWWFPYSEKIENLFRKATRLLFG, from the coding sequence ATGAACGCAGGTACCGTTGAGACCGCTGAGCGACATCGCGTCGCCGCAAACCTTGAAGAATTCATCAATCGCAATCCGGCAACGGGGGAGGAGATCGGCCGCCATCCCGTACTTATGGCCGGCGAGGTCGAGGCCCTGCTTGAGCGCGCCGAGAAGGCGTCCGTAAGCTGGGGAGCGCTACCGGCGAAGGAGCGAGCGAAACATCTGCGTCGCTTTCGCAAGCAGATCGTTCGCGACATGGACGAGATCGTCGATACGATCTGCGCCGAAACGGGCAAGACGAAGATGGACGGCGTCTTCGAGATCTTCACCGTCGCCGAGCATGTGAAATACATGGAAAAATACGGTGCTGCTTATCTGAAAGACGAGCCGCGCAGCACGGGCCTTTACAAAAATAAGAAGGCGTGGGTAACCTTTCAGCCTAAAGGCGTGATCGGCATCATTAGCCCCTGGAATTATCCGTTTATTCTGACGGCCGGTCCGATCGCTCAGGCGCTCATGGCGGGCAATACGGTCGTTGTGAAGCCTTCCGAGGTGACGCCGGCGACGACGCTGAAGATGCGCGAGATCGCCGATCGGGCGGGGCTTCCGGCCGACGTCTTTCTTGTGGCAACGGGTGACGGTCGCACCGGTCAGGCCATCGTTGAATCGCCGCGCACGAAGATGATCTGCTTTACGGGCTCGACGGCGACGGGGCGCAAGATCGCAGAGATATGCGGTCGTATGCTCAAGCCCGTTCTGCTGGAGCTGGGCGGCAAAGATCCGATGATTGTGCTTGATGACGCTCCGCTTGAGCGTGCCACTCATGCCGCTCTGTGGGGAGGCATGTCGAACTCCGGTCAGACGTGTATCTCTGTGGAGCGCGTCCTTGTGCACGAGAAGGTGAAGGATCGTTTTATAGAGCTTCTTCAAAAGAACATCGTGAATCTGAAGCAGGGCGTCCAGTCCGAGCATCCGAGCGTCGGCTCGATGGCCTTTGATAAACAGTTAGGCATCGTGCTCGATCATATCGACGAGGCGAAAAGCAAAGGCGCCCGCATCGTCGCCGGCGGAAACCGCAATGTGCGTTATCCGCGGGGACTTTTTATCGAACCGACAATCGTCGTCGTTAACGATTCGAATCTTAAAGTCTGGAAGGACGAGACGTTCGGTCCGGTGATCGCACTGCGCACGTTCTCGACCGACGCCGAGGCCATCGACATGGCGAACGACTCGGTGTATGGCCTGAACGGATCGGTCTGGTCGAAGAATAAAGGCCGCGCTCGCAAGATCGCCCGCCAGATTCGAAGCGGATGTCTCTGTATCAATGACGTGATGGCGAACTACATCCTCAGCGATCTTCCGTTCGGAGGGCAGAAAGAGAGCGGTATGGGCCGTGTCTACGGTCGTGAAGGGTTGCGTGCCTTTACCGATCTGCAATCCGTCATGGAAGACCGCTTCACGATGACCCGTGAGCTGTGGTGGTTCCCCTACAGCGAGAAGATCGAGAATCTGTTTCGCAAGGCGACCCGTCTGCTTTTCGGTTAA
- the uvrA gene encoding excinuclease ABC subunit UvrA: MAESRKGPDSIRIQGAREHNLKNISIDIPRNRFVVITGVSGSGKSSLAFDTIYAEGQRRYVESLSSYARQFLGQMEKPDVDLIEGLSPAISIEQKTTHRNPRSTVGTVTEIYDYFRLLFGRVGKPHCHQCGRPVEAAGVDQILDRILDFREGTKIQLLAPLIQNKKGEHKEIFQTALKNGFLRMRVDGTIQEITGDEELAKMKKHTLDLVVDRLVIRDGIRSRMADSVETALREGAGSLIVIEQAPDADEKEHLYSTRLYCAHCEISLPEVKPASFSFNSPLGACPTCDGLGHLMEFDEALVVPDPSLSILDGALAPWSSGKNFWYLELLQDLSLKLDFHPHTPFGKLSARHKKAILYGYEEGGHRVFEGVIPNLQRRFRETKSDDMREWMQKFMSESPCPDCKGKRLRPESLAVKFGGESIDRLVDRNVRELIGFFEKVKLTKTEEKIADRVLKEIRERLGFLNNVGVGYLTLSRAAGTLSGGEAQRIRLATQIGSALSGVLYVLDEPSIGLHQRDNAKLLATLKSLRDRGNTVIVVEHDEETMEEADWLIDLGPGAGVHGGQVVAEGMPKAVAQNTKSVTGQYLSGKKKIEIPKERRPGNGKSIVVEGAIENNLKGIDAEFPLGMMICVTGVSGSGKSTLVNDILLKYVQHKLYKSRVKIGKHKAIKGLSGIERVIAIDQEPIGRTPRSNPATYTGLFTPIRELFSELPEAKLRGYKPGRFSFNVAGGRCENCQGAGILRIEMHFLPDVYVTCDVCQGKRFNRETLEVKYKGKSIFDVLEMTVEDAIGFFENIPSVSAKLKTLEQVGMDYIRLGQAATTLSGGEAQRIKLATELSRRSDGKSLYILDEPTTGLHFEDIRKLLHVLHELVERGNSMIIIEHNLDVIKTADWIIDLGPEGGDEGGEILAAGTPEELAEVKKSHTGIYLKKILKKR, from the coding sequence ATGGCAGAGAGTCGTAAAGGGCCGGATTCTATTCGCATCCAGGGTGCGCGAGAGCATAATCTCAAAAACATCAGCATCGACATCCCCCGCAACCGCTTCGTCGTGATCACCGGCGTTTCGGGCTCGGGTAAGTCATCGTTAGCCTTCGATACGATCTATGCCGAAGGGCAGCGCCGCTACGTCGAATCGCTTTCATCGTATGCCCGCCAGTTTCTGGGGCAGATGGAGAAGCCCGACGTCGATCTGATAGAAGGCCTGAGCCCTGCCATCTCCATCGAACAGAAGACGACGCACCGCAACCCGCGCTCCACCGTCGGAACGGTGACCGAGATCTATGACTACTTTCGATTGCTTTTCGGCCGTGTCGGCAAGCCTCACTGCCATCAATGCGGACGTCCCGTTGAGGCGGCCGGCGTCGATCAGATCCTCGATCGCATCCTTGATTTTCGCGAAGGAACGAAGATTCAGCTGCTCGCTCCGCTGATTCAGAATAAAAAAGGCGAGCATAAAGAGATCTTCCAGACGGCTCTGAAGAACGGCTTCCTGCGCATGCGCGTCGACGGCACGATTCAGGAGATCACCGGCGACGAAGAGCTTGCGAAAATGAAGAAGCATACGCTCGATCTTGTCGTCGACCGTCTTGTAATCCGCGACGGCATCCGTTCGCGCATGGCCGATTCTGTTGAGACGGCTCTTCGCGAAGGAGCGGGCAGCCTCATCGTAATCGAACAGGCTCCCGACGCCGACGAGAAAGAGCATCTGTATTCTACAAGGCTTTATTGCGCACATTGTGAGATCTCGTTACCCGAAGTGAAGCCGGCAAGCTTCTCGTTCAACTCTCCACTTGGCGCATGCCCGACGTGCGACGGCCTCGGCCATCTGATGGAATTCGACGAAGCCCTTGTCGTGCCCGATCCATCGTTATCGATCCTCGACGGTGCGCTGGCCCCCTGGAGCTCCGGAAAGAACTTCTGGTATCTCGAACTACTGCAAGATCTCTCGCTGAAGCTTGATTTTCATCCTCATACGCCCTTTGGCAAGCTCTCAGCCCGCCATAAAAAGGCCATCCTCTACGGCTACGAAGAAGGAGGACATCGCGTCTTTGAAGGCGTGATCCCGAATCTGCAGCGGCGCTTTCGCGAGACGAAATCCGACGATATGCGGGAATGGATGCAGAAGTTCATGTCCGAAAGTCCGTGCCCCGATTGCAAGGGCAAGCGACTGCGTCCGGAATCGCTGGCGGTTAAATTCGGCGGGGAGAGTATCGATCGTCTTGTCGATCGCAACGTGCGCGAGCTGATCGGATTCTTCGAGAAAGTGAAGCTTACAAAGACTGAAGAAAAGATCGCCGACCGTGTATTAAAGGAGATTCGCGAAAGGCTGGGCTTTCTGAATAACGTCGGAGTCGGCTATCTGACGCTTTCGCGCGCCGCCGGTACGCTTTCCGGCGGCGAGGCGCAGCGCATCCGTCTGGCCACGCAGATCGGCTCCGCCCTTTCCGGCGTGCTTTATGTGCTTGATGAGCCTTCGATCGGTCTTCATCAACGCGATAACGCAAAGCTGCTTGCTACGCTGAAAAGCCTTCGCGACAGAGGCAATACCGTCATCGTCGTCGAGCACGACGAAGAGACGATGGAAGAGGCCGACTGGCTTATTGATCTCGGTCCGGGCGCCGGCGTTCACGGCGGACAGGTTGTGGCCGAGGGCATGCCGAAGGCCGTCGCCCAAAATACAAAGAGCGTCACAGGCCAGTATCTTTCGGGCAAAAAGAAGATCGAGATCCCGAAAGAGCGTCGCCCCGGGAACGGCAAATCCATCGTCGTTGAAGGGGCGATCGAGAATAACCTGAAAGGCATCGATGCCGAATTCCCTCTCGGCATGATGATCTGCGTCACCGGCGTTTCGGGGTCCGGAAAGTCGACTCTGGTTAACGACATTCTGTTAAAGTACGTGCAGCATAAACTGTATAAGTCGCGGGTGAAGATCGGTAAACATAAGGCGATTAAAGGCCTCTCGGGCATCGAGCGCGTCATCGCCATCGATCAGGAGCCCATCGGACGCACTCCGCGATCGAATCCGGCTACCTATACGGGGCTTTTTACGCCGATCCGTGAGCTTTTCTCTGAACTGCCCGAGGCGAAGCTTCGCGGATACAAGCCCGGTCGCTTCAGCTTTAACGTCGCCGGCGGACGCTGCGAGAACTGTCAGGGAGCCGGCATCCTGCGTATCGAGATGCACTTTTTGCCCGACGTCTACGTCACCTGCGACGTCTGTCAGGGAAAGCGGTTTAACCGAGAAACGCTCGAGGTTAAGTATAAAGGTAAATCCATCTTTGATGTGCTGGAAATGACCGTTGAAGATGCGATCGGCTTCTTCGAGAACATCCCTTCGGTCAGTGCGAAACTGAAAACACTCGAACAGGTCGGCATGGACTATATTCGCCTGGGGCAGGCGGCCACGACATTATCGGGCGGCGAGGCGCAGCGCATTAAGCTGGCCACCGAGCTTTCGCGCAGATCAGACGGCAAGAGCCTGTACATCCTCGACGAGCCGACGACGGGCCTGCACTTTGAAGATATTCGCAAGCTGCTGCACGTTCTTCATGAACTGGTGGAGCGCGGCAATTCCATGATCATCATCGAGCATAACCTCGACGTCATCAAAACGGCGGACTGGATCATCGACCTTGGCCCCGAAGGCGGCGACGAAGGCGGCGAGATCCTGGCCGCCGGAACTCCCGAAGAGCTGGCCGAGGTAAAGAAAAGCCATACGGGTATCTATTTAAAGAAGATCCTGAAGAAGCGGTAA
- a CDS encoding P-loop ATPase, Sll1717 family, protein MEKREIINSLDFGSRVAEEETDILADYFIETDIWQKLFSGKIDIVYGYKGSGKSAIYLLLNKRKEQLERKSICLISADSFKGEPVFSELKREPPTSISNFIDLWSLYFAGLIAKELNQRKIHSKEVRRLRNLGLFSSKMSVLDIFRRAQLLVKSIRPPDSFEVGNRLSAGNDGGWEQYFKIALRLLPFWKTVRSDEINDLLRQLSATAKKKGIVFWIALDRLDVAFVDSPELESNAIKGLIRTYLNFRQYENVKIKLFLRSDIWAQITSEGFTEASHVTNTQTIEWTTDDLLLLILNRTFRSNLVRRLCSIDEYQQINALAYRRQRSLFNTVFPKQIDSGRNKPSTFDWILSRTKSAHPNYSPREIIHLLNEARSEQIKIIERTGDVPSGNQLIGPAAFRAALKPVSKALIEQTYFAEYPSFRGTIEMFRNQKSDHSKDTLARLLNKSKAEAETIANDLSRIGFFERRGSNKEYWIPFVFRSYLNLIQGRAYSTKKSYRKKSVRKRSRKS, encoded by the coding sequence ATGGAAAAAAGGGAAATAATAAATTCACTGGATTTTGGATCGAGAGTAGCAGAAGAAGAAACTGATATCCTTGCCGACTACTTCATCGAAACCGATATATGGCAAAAGCTGTTTTCAGGTAAAATTGATATTGTTTATGGCTATAAAGGGAGTGGAAAAAGTGCAATTTACCTTCTGCTCAACAAAAGGAAAGAACAGCTCGAAAGAAAATCAATTTGCTTAATCAGTGCCGACAGTTTCAAAGGTGAGCCTGTTTTTAGTGAATTAAAAAGGGAGCCACCCACATCAATTTCTAACTTCATAGACCTTTGGAGCTTGTATTTTGCCGGATTGATTGCCAAAGAACTGAATCAGCGGAAAATCCACTCGAAAGAAGTTCGACGCCTCAGAAATTTAGGTTTATTCTCAAGCAAGATGTCAGTCTTGGATATATTTCGCAGGGCACAACTTCTAGTAAAATCAATAAGACCCCCCGATTCTTTTGAAGTAGGCAACAGACTTTCGGCAGGCAATGATGGTGGCTGGGAACAATATTTTAAGATCGCTCTACGCTTATTACCTTTCTGGAAGACAGTACGTAGCGACGAAATCAATGATCTACTGCGGCAGCTTTCTGCAACAGCCAAGAAAAAGGGGATCGTCTTTTGGATCGCACTCGACAGACTTGATGTTGCTTTTGTGGACTCACCTGAACTCGAGAGTAATGCGATCAAAGGGTTGATCCGGACCTATCTAAACTTTCGGCAGTATGAAAACGTCAAGATAAAGCTCTTTTTGCGATCCGATATCTGGGCGCAAATCACTTCTGAAGGCTTCACAGAGGCAAGCCACGTCACAAATACTCAGACTATCGAATGGACAACGGATGATCTTTTACTACTCATTTTAAACAGAACATTCCGCTCAAATTTAGTACGGAGGCTATGTTCTATCGACGAATACCAACAGATCAATGCTCTCGCCTATAGAAGGCAACGATCGCTCTTCAATACAGTATTCCCCAAGCAAATCGATAGTGGTCGAAATAAGCCTAGCACATTTGATTGGATTCTCTCCCGAACCAAAAGTGCTCATCCAAACTATTCACCCCGAGAAATAATTCACCTTCTAAATGAAGCCAGATCCGAGCAGATCAAAATAATAGAGCGCACAGGTGATGTCCCAAGTGGTAATCAATTGATTGGGCCAGCCGCATTTCGAGCAGCTTTGAAACCTGTTTCCAAAGCACTAATCGAACAAACATACTTTGCGGAATATCCCAGCTTTAGGGGCACTATAGAAATGTTCAGAAACCAAAAAAGCGATCATAGCAAAGATACTTTGGCAAGACTTCTAAACAAATCGAAAGCAGAGGCGGAAACGATAGCGAATGACCTTTCTCGTATTGGATTTTTCGAAAGAAGAGGTTCGAACAAAGAATATTGGATCCCTTTCGTATTTAGAAGTTACCTTAATCTCATCCAAGGTAGAGCCTATAGCACAAAGAAATCATATAGGAAGAAGAGTGTTAGAAAAAGATCTCGAAAATCATAG
- a CDS encoding YncE family protein yields the protein MKWVPLYLLLLTPFSLPAQTFQIVQTIDACRALQPLQVIPDVASFSDGYAGFCMFDTQTRRLHRVKLFEMAGMEAPPNAVGKERWKLYNENRLWDLKDSTPVFFDRDKETVTVLIRTTRYRLKNEGSPRCPGSDEIALFAKEHERWYCGSTRKFLNTEDYIVQVNHAALYTFDLKGRRLIETAPLPATNDELIGITGRRTVWQEPVYFYKTITPEGRTRGQFRITIAGAGEDLQQFEIEASVRDKNILGFDGYSLQAEVTPDGKTVLAWEYDELNTPKAGFLVNPQAEGFVISLETGKALRVPIPVTAYGRYVDRMYNRLVIGSNQTGMLYGYDLDTGAQSTPVFSGVSIFLITTNPTKDKLFVFSKSGVAVHDRKTLQKLKTIPLKMIFPGATMLLAAEDYFLSSDGKVLITGKIKTQNGYTSSDIENGGFHVIEIKD from the coding sequence ATGAAATGGGTCCCTCTCTATCTTCTTTTGCTTACGCCGTTTTCTCTGCCGGCACAGACGTTTCAGATCGTTCAGACGATCGACGCATGTCGAGCCCTTCAACCGTTGCAGGTCATACCCGATGTGGCTTCTTTTTCGGATGGCTACGCCGGCTTCTGTATGTTTGATACGCAAACCCGACGACTGCACCGGGTGAAGCTCTTTGAAATGGCAGGAATGGAAGCGCCGCCGAATGCGGTAGGCAAGGAGCGCTGGAAGTTATACAACGAGAATCGGCTGTGGGATCTAAAAGACTCGACACCCGTCTTCTTCGATCGTGATAAAGAGACGGTCACCGTTTTAATCCGAACGACCCGTTACCGGTTAAAGAACGAGGGATCTCCTCGTTGCCCCGGAAGCGACGAGATCGCTCTTTTTGCGAAAGAGCATGAGAGATGGTACTGCGGCAGCACGCGCAAATTCCTGAACACTGAAGATTACATTGTCCAGGTCAATCACGCAGCCCTTTATACGTTCGATCTCAAAGGCAGACGCTTGATTGAAACGGCGCCTCTTCCGGCGACGAACGATGAATTGATCGGCATCACCGGCCGAAGAACGGTCTGGCAGGAGCCCGTCTACTTTTATAAAACGATCACGCCGGAGGGACGGACGCGAGGACAGTTTCGTATTACGATCGCCGGAGCAGGCGAAGATCTGCAGCAGTTTGAGATCGAGGCCAGCGTCCGCGATAAGAACATTCTCGGCTTCGACGGTTATTCGTTGCAGGCCGAGGTAACGCCCGATGGTAAGACGGTCCTTGCCTGGGAGTATGACGAATTGAACACACCGAAGGCGGGCTTTCTCGTCAATCCCCAGGCCGAAGGCTTTGTCATTTCTCTTGAAACAGGCAAGGCTCTTCGCGTGCCGATTCCGGTGACGGCCTACGGACGCTATGTGGACCGCATGTATAACAGGCTCGTCATCGGTAGCAATCAGACCGGTATGCTGTATGGCTATGATCTTGATACGGGTGCCCAATCGACTCCCGTATTCTCGGGCGTTTCCATATTCCTGATCACGACCAATCCGACGAAGGATAAGCTGTTTGTCTTTTCGAAATCGGGTGTGGCCGTGCATGATAGAAAGACCTTGCAGAAGCTGAAGACGATTCCCTTGAAGATGATCTTTCCCGGGGCGACGATGCTGCTTGCCGCCGAGGATTACTTTCTCTCAAGTGACGGGAAGGTTCTGATTACGGGAAAAATAAAAACGCAGAACGGCTACACGTCCTCTGATATTGAAAATGGCGGCTTTCATGTAATCGAGATAAAAGACTGA
- a CDS encoding phytoene desaturase family protein, translated as MKLPVEKSYDAIVIGSGIGGLAVASLLSRIGKKRVLVLERHFKAGGFTHIFKRHDYLWDVGIHYIGGMQEGGMLRHLTDFITDGKVQWQPMANPFERFVYPGLTFDVYHPEERFRSDLIARFPDEKAAIEQYFDDVKKMAGWFGMHVTMKNMPPLLEKIASPLRSAGIKSALMTTGEYMDTHFRDPALKAVLTSQWGDYGLPPSRSAFVIHALIVTHYFDGGFYPVGGSGTIAASIIPSIKEQGGEVLLCHEVRDILMKDGRACGVRAMEIQGNEEKGEHEFFAPVIISDAGAHTTYTRLLRDHIPETMRAEVDVAYRDTGLSNLTLYVGLNDSPEKLGVKGENYWIYTGFDHEDSFARRNEILEGRPAGAYISFPSLKDAKAHKPTAEIICFVDYEPFKKWATQPWKNRDEEYQKLKSQLTDSMLDFAERHIPGFRSLVAYTELSTPVTNEHFANHAAGQIYGIPCTPDRFRRDWMGVRTPVDGVYLTGADASSPGFAGALMGGYGAAAVVLGLRGLPGLLRSVVKS; from the coding sequence ATGAAGCTGCCAGTAGAGAAAAGCTATGATGCGATCGTCATCGGTTCAGGTATCGGAGGTCTTGCCGTAGCGTCGCTACTTTCGCGCATCGGCAAGAAGCGCGTTCTTGTTCTTGAAAGACACTTCAAGGCCGGCGGCTTCACCCATATTTTCAAGCGCCATGATTATCTGTGGGATGTGGGTATTCACTATATCGGCGGCATGCAGGAAGGCGGCATGCTGCGTCATCTTACCGATTTCATAACCGACGGCAAGGTGCAGTGGCAGCCGATGGCCAATCCGTTCGAACGCTTTGTCTATCCGGGCCTGACGTTTGACGTATATCATCCCGAGGAACGATTCCGGTCTGACCTGATCGCACGCTTTCCCGATGAGAAGGCGGCGATCGAGCAGTACTTCGATGACGTCAAGAAAATGGCCGGATGGTTCGGCATGCATGTGACGATGAAGAACATGCCGCCTCTACTTGAAAAGATTGCCTCTCCGCTTCGCTCGGCGGGCATCAAGTCGGCTTTGATGACGACCGGCGAGTACATGGATACGCACTTTCGCGATCCGGCGCTCAAGGCCGTGCTCACGTCGCAGTGGGGCGATTATGGCCTGCCGCCTTCGCGCAGCGCCTTCGTCATTCATGCGCTCATCGTTACCCATTACTTCGACGGAGGCTTTTATCCCGTCGGAGGATCCGGAACCATCGCGGCAAGCATCATCCCGTCGATAAAAGAGCAGGGCGGCGAGGTGCTTCTCTGCCATGAGGTGCGCGACATTCTCATGAAAGACGGCAGGGCCTGCGGGGTGCGGGCGATGGAAATCCAGGGCAACGAAGAAAAAGGCGAGCATGAGTTCTTCGCTCCTGTCATCATCTCTGATGCCGGCGCCCATACGACCTACACACGTCTTCTTCGCGATCATATTCCTGAAACGATGCGAGCGGAGGTCGATGTCGCCTATCGCGATACTGGCCTCAGTAACCTCACGCTTTATGTCGGGCTGAACGACAGCCCCGAAAAACTCGGCGTAAAGGGCGAGAACTACTGGATCTACACGGGCTTCGATCATGAAGATAGCTTTGCCCGCCGAAACGAAATCCTCGAAGGACGGCCGGCCGGCGCCTACATCAGCTTTCCCTCTCTGAAAGACGCGAAGGCGCATAAACCGACGGCTGAAATCATCTGTTTCGTCGACTATGAGCCGTTCAAGAAATGGGCGACGCAGCCCTGGAAGAACCGAGACGAAGAATATCAGAAACTGAAATCACAGTTAACCGATTCGATGCTGGACTTTGCCGAGAGGCATATCCCCGGATTCCGTTCGCTTGTCGCCTATACTGAGTTATCCACACCCGTAACAAACGAGCACTTCGCTAATCATGCCGCCGGTCAGATCTACGGCATCCCCTGCACGCCCGATCGTTTTCGTCGTGACTGGATGGGCGTGCGCACTCCTGTTGATGGCGTATATCTTACCGGAGCCGACGCCTCCTCTCCGGGCTTTGCCGGCGCCCTGATGGGCGGTTACGGAGCGGCCGCCGTCGTACTTGGCCTGCGCGGGCTTCCAGGACTGTTACGTTCGGTCGTTAAGAGCTGA